The sequence GTGGTAAACGCGGAGCACGTCTAGCTTTAGCCAACTCCGAGGTGCAACAAGCCCAGTTACAATTAGACTCTTTACGTTGGCAAATTCGTATTCAGGTACGTCAGGCTTATGCAGAGTTAGCGGTCGCTCAAGGAGCGCAGCAGAATACAGAACAATCTCTTGCTATCAACAAACAACTTGTTGATATTGCTAAGATACGTTTTCAAGCAAACGATGTAGCACGAGCAGATGTTGTCCAAGCTGAGTTTGCATTTACTCAAGCACAACAAAAACTTGAACCAGCAGTTAACCGCGTTCGTCAGGCTACCATTCGTCTTAATACCCTTTTAGGTCAACCTACTGACACAGCGATTAATTTAGTGGATGGCAAGGCGTTCCGATTTTCTGTGAAAGACTCACAGCAAAAGTTGGCTACTTTAGCAAAGCTTCCAGATTTAAGCGTGTTAAAAAAGTTAGCGAAAGCGTCACGATTAGATTTAGCTCTAGCTCAACAACAAATACAAGTTAATAATAAACAGATTCAAGTGGCTTATTCAGCCCGTATTCCAGATATCACCTTTGCAGCATCTTATGTTTGGGACCCTGGTTTAAGTACATCTGGTGCGCCACCTCCTACAACGACAACAGCTGTCATTTTGGGTGTGCGAGTGGATCTGCCTTTGTTCAATAGCGGAGGGAGTGGAGTCAGACAAGCTCGTGCTAATCTTTCTGTGTCTGAAGCACAGAACGCAGCTTTAGGATTACAAACGGATTCTGAGGTGGCAACAGCCTACGAAAATGTTTTGAGTACCCAACGAGTATTAGAACGCGATCGCACAGTTTTATTACCGCAAGCTCTAGAAGTCCTTAATTTATCCCGCAAAAGTTATGAGTATGGTCAAACTGGTTTGAGTGATGCTTTACTCACACAGCAGTCTGTGCAAGCTGTGTTTGATAACTTCTACACTGATATCCTCTCCTACCAAACGGCTTTAGGCACATTAGAGCAAGCCGTCAATCTACCCTTGTCTGTGATTTACAACACCAATGCCCCCAAAACACCTTAAACAATCGGGGTGTTTGCCGGGGAAACTTCCCTTGCCAAACATCTTTACTACTATCTTGCTGATGCTGTTGCTAATTGGTTGTCAAGGAAAAGACCCAACAGCCACTGAAACCCCTCCTATAGTATCCTTACCTATTGTTGACGTGCAACGCCAGGATATACCTGTGGTAGTAAACATTCGCGGCACAGTTAGCGCTTCTCCGAATGCAAATGCTAAAGTTAGCCCAGCTGTAGCGGGAAAACTTGTAGCTGTTACCGTAGTAAGTGGTCAACAGGTGACTAAAGGGCAAATAATAGCTCGTCTGGATAATCGTCAGAATCTCGATCAGGTAAACCAAGTAACAGCAGCGTTACGTTCAGCCCAAGCGGGTGTTGCTCAAGCACGCACTAATTTGGAACTTGCACAGAAAAATTTCGCGCGATCGCGCCGTCTCTATAACGAAGCTCTTAATCCGACGCAAAAAGCAACAGATCCCGGTATCCAAGGAGCAAGAGGAGGTGTTGCTCAAGCTCAAAGTAATCTCATTTTGGCTCAAAATAACTTACAACGACAACAACAACTCTTTAAAGAAGGCATAACACCTAAAAAAGACTTGATTGCTGCCCAAAATCAGATCGAAACCGCTCAAGGTGCTCTGGTAACTGCCCAAGCAGCTGTACAACAAGTCGCGCCCGATAAAGATGTGATTGCCGCTCAATCTCAAGTGGAAACGGCCAAAGCTCAACTTGCTGCTGCAATTGCTCAAGAGAAACAGGCTAATGCTTCCCGCGATCAAGCCCAAACTCAACTCAGCTTTACTGATATCCGCAGCCCCATCACTGGAATTGTAGCTAACCGCTTTTTGAATAATAGTGATACCACTGACCCTAATACACCAGTCATTCAGGTCGTGAACTTATCAAAGGTAATAGTCAATGGCAACATCAACGCTGACAAAAAAGCTAATATTCGTGTTGGTCAAAGCGCCAAAGTCCTTAGTTTAACTGGCAGCAGCTATTCCGGTGTTGTCACTGCTGTTAGTCCGATTGTCGATCCCCAAAGTAATACCTGGAATATCCAAATCCGCGTTGAGAATTCTGGCGGACAGTTAAAAGAGAACCAAATTGTTACTGCGTCTATTACTACAGATATTCATAAAGCCGCAATTACAGTGCCCCAAACGGCGTTGGTTCCAGACCCAGAAAATCCAAATGGACGTATGGTTTATACAGTCAAAGCTGGGAAGTTGGAAAGAAAAAAAGTGCAAATTGGCATCCAGCAAAGCGATTTACTCAGCGGCGATCGCTCTGCTTCCCGCGTTGAGATTGTGTCAGGATTAATGGGCGATAAAAAAGTGGTAGCTAAAGGTGCTTATGGTTTGGCAGATGGCACTGCTATACAAGAGGTGAAACAATGATTCGCTTCACCAAACTACTACAATCCCAAGCAAAAGCGATTTATCTAATCTTTGTGCTCATTGCGATTTTAGGTATATTAGCTTATGGTAATGTGCCTAGTGGAGTTTATCCAGAATTATCCTTTCCTCGCATTGCCGTGATTGCTGAAGCTGGGAATGTTGCTCCAGAACAGGTAGTCCTTACCGTCACTCTCCCTTTAGAAGCAGCTACCAACCAAGTTTATGGTGTCCAGAAGGTACGCTCAAAGACTACCCGTGGCTCTACAGAACTCTCAATAGAGTTTCAGCCCACAACCGATATGCAGCAAGCTCTCCAACAATTGCAAGCTAAAATTAATGAAGTACGGAGTACCCTGCCATCTGGCGTTAACCTCACGGTTGAGCGAGTTACCCCCGCCATTTTTCCGGTACTCAGCTACAACGTCACTACCGACACTTTAGCGCAAACAGACCTGTATTCAATTGCTAAATATCAAATTTTGCCTCGTTTAACCAAGGTTGCTGGTGTTGCCCTTGTCAATCTTCAAGGGGGAAATATTCCGGAAGTTGAGGTGCAGGTTGACCCGAATCGCCTGCAAAATTATGGTTTGAGCTTATCACAAGTTGCCGATACGATTGGGCGTTCAACTCAGAATCAAGCAGTAGGTAAACTAGATAGCAACTACCAACAAAATTTAGTAGTTACTAATGGTCAGCCAATAGACTCGTCTGCACTCACAGGGATTGTGGTAACAACGAAAGGTGCTGGTAAACCCGTGTTTTTAGAGGATTTGGGACAAGTTTCTCTCGGTGAGGCTGACCGCACCCAAATTGTTAGTGCCAAGGGTCAACCAGGATTAACACTAAATATTTTCCGCCAACCGAATAGTAATGTTGTAGCTGTAGCTGAGGCAGTACAGCAGGAAATTAAGTTGCTGGAAGAAAGCTTGCCGCCAGGAGTGCAAATCGCTAAAGCTTATGATGAATCCGGATTGGTTGTAGACGCGATCGCTAATGTCCGCGATTCAATTGCTATTGGTATTGTCCTAATTATCATTGTACTATACGTATTCTTACGAGAATGGCGCAGTACAGTAATTGCTGCCATCACTATTCCTCTGTCAGCACTTGCTGCTTTTGGAGTCCTATCCTTCGTTGGTCAAAGTCTGAATCTCATGTCTTTGGGAGGACTAGCAGTAGCGATTGGTTTGGTAATTGATGATGCCATTGTGGTAATTGAAAACATCGATCGCCAACTGCAAAAAGACTTGGATTCAACTACAGCCGTAG comes from Nostoc punctiforme PCC 73102 and encodes:
- a CDS encoding efflux RND transporter periplasmic adaptor subunit; translation: MPNIFTTILLMLLLIGCQGKDPTATETPPIVSLPIVDVQRQDIPVVVNIRGTVSASPNANAKVSPAVAGKLVAVTVVSGQQVTKGQIIARLDNRQNLDQVNQVTAALRSAQAGVAQARTNLELAQKNFARSRRLYNEALNPTQKATDPGIQGARGGVAQAQSNLILAQNNLQRQQQLFKEGITPKKDLIAAQNQIETAQGALVTAQAAVQQVAPDKDVIAAQSQVETAKAQLAAAIAQEKQANASRDQAQTQLSFTDIRSPITGIVANRFLNNSDTTDPNTPVIQVVNLSKVIVNGNINADKKANIRVGQSAKVLSLTGSSYSGVVTAVSPIVDPQSNTWNIQIRVENSGGQLKENQIVTASITTDIHKAAITVPQTALVPDPENPNGRMVYTVKAGKLERKKVQIGIQQSDLLSGDRSASRVEIVSGLMGDKKVVAKGAYGLADGTAIQEVKQ
- a CDS encoding TolC family protein yields the protein MSSVLVLSLCITIESLVCLSISLPVFAQTARVSNLTLETAINQAEANNPQLLAAQRSISVTQAGVAIAGVISNPRLAIDIPFGQAETKRTIGIEQAIELGGKRGARLALANSEVQQAQLQLDSLRWQIRIQVRQAYAELAVAQGAQQNTEQSLAINKQLVDIAKIRFQANDVARADVVQAEFAFTQAQQKLEPAVNRVRQATIRLNTLLGQPTDTAINLVDGKAFRFSVKDSQQKLATLAKLPDLSVLKKLAKASRLDLALAQQQIQVNNKQIQVAYSARIPDITFAASYVWDPGLSTSGAPPPTTTTAVILGVRVDLPLFNSGGSGVRQARANLSVSEAQNAALGLQTDSEVATAYENVLSTQRVLERDRTVLLPQALEVLNLSRKSYEYGQTGLSDALLTQQSVQAVFDNFYTDILSYQTALGTLEQAVNLPLSVIYNTNAPKTP